A part of Salvelinus alpinus chromosome 5, SLU_Salpinus.1, whole genome shotgun sequence genomic DNA contains:
- the LOC139575923 gene encoding AP-2 complex subunit alpha-2 isoform X1, which yields MPAVSKGDGMRGLAVFISDIRNCKSKEAEIKRINKELANIRSKFKGDKALDGYSKKKYVCKLLFIFLLGHDIDFGHMEAVNLLSSNKYTEKQIGYLFISVLVNSNSDLISLINNAIKNDLSSRNPTFMNLALHCIANVGSREMAEAFAAEVPRILVAGDTMDSVKQSAALCLLRLNRTSPDLVPMGEWTTRVVHLLNDQHLGVVTAATSLITTLAQKSPEDFKTSVSLAVARLSRIVSSASTDLQDYTYYFVAAPWLSVKLLRLLQCYPPPEDGAIRGRLTECLETILNKAQEPPKSKKVQHSNAKNAVLFEAISLIIHHDSEPALLVRACNQLGQFLQHRETNLRYLALESMCTLASSEFSHEAVKTHIETVINALKSERDVSVRQRAVDLLYAMCDRSNAKQIVAEMLSYLETADYSIREEIVLKVAILAEKYAVDYTWYVDTILNLIRFAGDYVSDEVWYRVIQIVINRDEVQGYAAKTVFEALQAPACHENLVKVGGYILGEFGNLIAGDSRSSPLIQFDLLHSKFHLCSVSTRALLLSAYIKFINLFPEVKGTIQEVLRSDSQLRNADVELQQRAVEYLRLSCIASTDILATVLEEMPPFPERESSILAKLKRKKGPGNLHLDLDENRKERSVNGGTADHSSTTSNAKVAASPTPSTDLLGLGSTIATQNSAPPASKVASLLVDVFSGNIAAFPVESPVAVGPVADENFSSFLPNTPQVAYANATLPTAEEPEDKFVCKNNGVLYENQLLQIGLKSEFRQNLGRMYVFFGNKTSTQFMNFAASVVCQDTLQAQLNVHAKPADPTVDGGAQLQQILNIECVSDFVDAPVLNIQFRYGGTLQNIAVKLPITLNKFFQPTEMTSQDFFQRWKQLGAPQQEVQNIFKARHSMDTEVTKAKIMGFGAALLDGVDPNPFNFVGAGVIHTKTTQVGCLLRLEPNTQAQMYRLTLRTSRDTVSQRLCELLSEQF from the exons ATGCCTGCAGTCTCTAAAGGAGATGGAATGCGTGGCCTTGCTGTGTTTATATCGGACATTAGGAACT GTAAAAGTAAAGAAGCAGAGATCAAGAGAATTAACAAAGAGTTGGCCAACATCCGCTCAAAATTTAAAG gagacaAGGCATTAGATGGCTACAGTAAGAAGAAATATGTGTGCAAGCTGCTTTTCATATTCCTTCTTGGCCATGACATTGACTTTGGCCACATGGAGGCAGTCAACCTGCTCAGTTCCAACAAGTACACAGAGAAACAAATT GGTTACCTGTTCATCTCAGTGCTGGTCAACTCAAACAGTGACCTCATCAGTCTTATCAACAATGCCATAAAGAATGACCTGTCCAGCAGGAATCCCACTTTCATGAACCTGGCCTTGCATTGCATTGCCAATGTGGGCAGCAGGGAGATGGCTGAGGCTTTTGCAGCTGAGGTGCCCCGCATCCTGGTGGCTGG GGACACCATGGACAGTGTGAAACAGAGTGCTGCCCTGTGCCTACTGCGTCTCAACAGGACCTCTCCAGACCTAGTGCCCATGGGGGAGTGGACCACCCGGGTGGTTCATCTGCTCAATGACCAGCACCTG GGTGTAGTGACCGCTGCCACCAGTTTGATTACCACACTGGCACAGAAGAGCCCAGAGGACTTCAAGACCTCTGTCTCCTTGGCTGTAGCCAGACTCAGCAGG ATCGTCTCCTCGGCCTCCACTGACCTGCAGGACTACACCTACTATTTTGTTGCAGCTCCCTGGCTTTCTGTCAAGCTCCTGCGTCTCCTACAGTGCTATCCTCCGCCTG AGGATGGTGCGATCCGGGGCCGTCTGACGGAATGTCTGGAAACCATCCTGAACAAGGCCCAGGAGCCTCCCAAGTCGAAGAAGGTGCAGCACTCCAACGCTAAGAACGCTGTGCTGTTTGAGGCCATCAGTCTAATCATCCACCATGACAG CGAGCCCGCTCTGCTGGTACGGGCCTGTAACCAGCTGGGCCAGTTCCTCCAGCACCGGGAGACTAACCTGCGCTACCTGGCCCTGGAGAGCATGTGCACCCTAGCCAGCTCTGAGTTCTCCCATGAGGCTGTTAAGACACACATTGAGACGGTCATAAATGCCCTCAAA TCGGAGAGAGATGTCAGTGTGCGTCAGCGTGCTGTGGACCTGCTCTATGCCATGTGTGACCGCAGCAACGCCAAACAGATTGTAGCAGAGATGCTCAGCTACCTGGAGACGGCAGACTACTCCATCAGAGAGGAGATA GTGCTAAAGGTTGCCATCCTGGCAGAGAAGTATGCAGTTGACTACACCTGGTATGTTGACACCATCCTCAACCTGATCCGCTTCGCTGGGGACTATGTCAGTGACGAGGTCTGGTACCGCGTGATCCAGATCGTCATCAACAGAGATGAAGTGCAAGGTTATGCTGCCAAGACAGTGTTCGAG GCACTCCAGGCCCCAGCCTGCCATGAGAACCTGGTGAAGGTCGGAGGGTACATTCTTGGGGAGTTTGGGAACTTGATAGCAGGAGATTCAAGGTCAAG TCCACTCATCCAGTTTGACCTGCTCCACTCCAAGTTTCACCTGTGCTCGGTGTCCACCCGGGCTTTGCTGCTCTCAGCCTACATCAAGTTCATCAACCTGTTCCCTGAGGTGAAGGGCACCATCCAGGAAGTGTTGCGCTCAGACAGCCAGCTCCGCAATGCAGACGTTGAGCTACAGCAGCGTGCTGTTGAGTACCTGCGCCTCAGCTGCATCGCCAGCACTGACATACTG GCCACAGTGTTGGAGGAGATGCCTCCCTTCCCTGAGAGGGAGTCCTCTATACTGGCCAAACTCAAGAGGAAGAAGGGACCAGGAAACCTGCATCTCGATTTGGATGAGAACCGCAAAGAACGCAGTGTCAATGGGGGTACTGCAGACCATAGCAGCACTACCTCAAATGCCAAG GTGGCCGCGTCCCCCACTCCCTCCACAGACCTGCTTGGCCTGGGCAGCACCATCGCCACTCAAAACTCTGCCCCTCCTGCCTCCAAGGTGGCAAGCCTGCTGGTGGATGTCTTCTCTGGAAACATAGCAGCCTTTCCTGTAGAGTCACCAGTGGCAGTGGGGCCTGTTGCAGATGAGAACTTCTCCAG TTTCCTGCCGAATACTCCACAAGTAGCATATGCCAACGCCACTCTGCCCACTGCAGAGGAACCTGAAGACAA GTTTGTTTGCAAGAACAATGGTGTCCTGTACGAGAACCAGCTCCTCCAGATCGGACTGAAGTCTGAATTCAGACAGAATCTAG GTCGGATGTATGTGTTCTTTGGTAACAAGACATCAACCCAGTTCATGAATTTCGCTGCCTCTGTGGTCTGCCAAGATACTCTGCAGGCT CAACTGAATGTCCATGCCAAGCCTGCAGACCCCACTGTGGACGGGGGTGCACAACTCCAGCAGATACTCAACATTGAGTGTGTGTCTGACTTTGTGGATGCACCAGTGCTCAACATTCAGTTTAG GTACGGGGGAACTCTCCAGAACATTGCTGTTAAACTGCCTATTACTTTAAACAAGTTCTTCCAGCCTACAGAGATGACATCGCAGGACTTCTTTCAGCGCTGGAAACAACTTGGAGC CCCTCAGCAAGAGGTACAAAATATCTTCAAAGCAAGGCATTCCATGGACACAGAGGTTACCAAAGCCAAG ATAATGGGGTTTGGTGCTGCTTTGCTGGATGGCGTAGATCCAAACCCCTTCAACTTTGTGGGCGCTGGTGTCATCCATACAAAGACCACCCAGGTTGGCTGCCTCTTGAGACTGGAGCCTAATACTCAAGCACAG ATGTACCGCTTAACACTAAGGACAAGCAGAGATACTGTGTCACAGCGCCTGTGTGAGCTGCTCTCAGAACAATTCTGA
- the LOC139575923 gene encoding AP-2 complex subunit alpha-2 isoform X2 produces the protein MPAVSKGDGMRGLAVFISDIRNCKSKEAEIKRINKELANIRSKFKGDKALDGYSKKKYVCKLLFIFLLGHDIDFGHMEAVNLLSSNKYTEKQIGYLFISVLVNSNSDLISLINNAIKNDLSSRNPTFMNLALHCIANVGSREMAEAFAAEVPRILVAGDTMDSVKQSAALCLLRLNRTSPDLVPMGEWTTRVVHLLNDQHLGVVTAATSLITTLAQKSPEDFKTSVSLAVARLSRIVSSASTDLQDYTYYFVAAPWLSVKLLRLLQCYPPPEDGAIRGRLTECLETILNKAQEPPKSKKVQHSNAKNAVLFEAISLIIHHDSEPALLVRACNQLGQFLQHRETNLRYLALESMCTLASSEFSHEAVKTHIETVINALKSERDVSVRQRAVDLLYAMCDRSNAKQIVAEMLSYLETADYSIREEIVLKVAILAEKYAVDYTWYVDTILNLIRFAGDYVSDEVWYRVIQIVINRDEVQGYAAKTVFEALQAPACHENLVKVGGYILGEFGNLIAGDSRSSPLIQFDLLHSKFHLCSVSTRALLLSAYIKFINLFPEVKGTIQEVLRSDSQLRNADVELQQRAVEYLRLSCIASTDILATVLEEMPPFPERESSILAKLKRKKGPGNLHLDLDENRKERSVNGGTADHSSTTSNAKVAASPTPSTDLLGLGSTIATQNSAPPASKVASLLVDVFSGNIAAFPVESPVAVGPVADENFSRFVCKNNGVLYENQLLQIGLKSEFRQNLGRMYVFFGNKTSTQFMNFAASVVCQDTLQAQLNVHAKPADPTVDGGAQLQQILNIECVSDFVDAPVLNIQFRYGGTLQNIAVKLPITLNKFFQPTEMTSQDFFQRWKQLGAPQQEVQNIFKARHSMDTEVTKAKIMGFGAALLDGVDPNPFNFVGAGVIHTKTTQVGCLLRLEPNTQAQMYRLTLRTSRDTVSQRLCELLSEQF, from the exons ATGCCTGCAGTCTCTAAAGGAGATGGAATGCGTGGCCTTGCTGTGTTTATATCGGACATTAGGAACT GTAAAAGTAAAGAAGCAGAGATCAAGAGAATTAACAAAGAGTTGGCCAACATCCGCTCAAAATTTAAAG gagacaAGGCATTAGATGGCTACAGTAAGAAGAAATATGTGTGCAAGCTGCTTTTCATATTCCTTCTTGGCCATGACATTGACTTTGGCCACATGGAGGCAGTCAACCTGCTCAGTTCCAACAAGTACACAGAGAAACAAATT GGTTACCTGTTCATCTCAGTGCTGGTCAACTCAAACAGTGACCTCATCAGTCTTATCAACAATGCCATAAAGAATGACCTGTCCAGCAGGAATCCCACTTTCATGAACCTGGCCTTGCATTGCATTGCCAATGTGGGCAGCAGGGAGATGGCTGAGGCTTTTGCAGCTGAGGTGCCCCGCATCCTGGTGGCTGG GGACACCATGGACAGTGTGAAACAGAGTGCTGCCCTGTGCCTACTGCGTCTCAACAGGACCTCTCCAGACCTAGTGCCCATGGGGGAGTGGACCACCCGGGTGGTTCATCTGCTCAATGACCAGCACCTG GGTGTAGTGACCGCTGCCACCAGTTTGATTACCACACTGGCACAGAAGAGCCCAGAGGACTTCAAGACCTCTGTCTCCTTGGCTGTAGCCAGACTCAGCAGG ATCGTCTCCTCGGCCTCCACTGACCTGCAGGACTACACCTACTATTTTGTTGCAGCTCCCTGGCTTTCTGTCAAGCTCCTGCGTCTCCTACAGTGCTATCCTCCGCCTG AGGATGGTGCGATCCGGGGCCGTCTGACGGAATGTCTGGAAACCATCCTGAACAAGGCCCAGGAGCCTCCCAAGTCGAAGAAGGTGCAGCACTCCAACGCTAAGAACGCTGTGCTGTTTGAGGCCATCAGTCTAATCATCCACCATGACAG CGAGCCCGCTCTGCTGGTACGGGCCTGTAACCAGCTGGGCCAGTTCCTCCAGCACCGGGAGACTAACCTGCGCTACCTGGCCCTGGAGAGCATGTGCACCCTAGCCAGCTCTGAGTTCTCCCATGAGGCTGTTAAGACACACATTGAGACGGTCATAAATGCCCTCAAA TCGGAGAGAGATGTCAGTGTGCGTCAGCGTGCTGTGGACCTGCTCTATGCCATGTGTGACCGCAGCAACGCCAAACAGATTGTAGCAGAGATGCTCAGCTACCTGGAGACGGCAGACTACTCCATCAGAGAGGAGATA GTGCTAAAGGTTGCCATCCTGGCAGAGAAGTATGCAGTTGACTACACCTGGTATGTTGACACCATCCTCAACCTGATCCGCTTCGCTGGGGACTATGTCAGTGACGAGGTCTGGTACCGCGTGATCCAGATCGTCATCAACAGAGATGAAGTGCAAGGTTATGCTGCCAAGACAGTGTTCGAG GCACTCCAGGCCCCAGCCTGCCATGAGAACCTGGTGAAGGTCGGAGGGTACATTCTTGGGGAGTTTGGGAACTTGATAGCAGGAGATTCAAGGTCAAG TCCACTCATCCAGTTTGACCTGCTCCACTCCAAGTTTCACCTGTGCTCGGTGTCCACCCGGGCTTTGCTGCTCTCAGCCTACATCAAGTTCATCAACCTGTTCCCTGAGGTGAAGGGCACCATCCAGGAAGTGTTGCGCTCAGACAGCCAGCTCCGCAATGCAGACGTTGAGCTACAGCAGCGTGCTGTTGAGTACCTGCGCCTCAGCTGCATCGCCAGCACTGACATACTG GCCACAGTGTTGGAGGAGATGCCTCCCTTCCCTGAGAGGGAGTCCTCTATACTGGCCAAACTCAAGAGGAAGAAGGGACCAGGAAACCTGCATCTCGATTTGGATGAGAACCGCAAAGAACGCAGTGTCAATGGGGGTACTGCAGACCATAGCAGCACTACCTCAAATGCCAAG GTGGCCGCGTCCCCCACTCCCTCCACAGACCTGCTTGGCCTGGGCAGCACCATCGCCACTCAAAACTCTGCCCCTCCTGCCTCCAAGGTGGCAAGCCTGCTGGTGGATGTCTTCTCTGGAAACATAGCAGCCTTTCCTGTAGAGTCACCAGTGGCAGTGGGGCCTGTTGCAGATGAGAACTTCTCCAG GTTTGTTTGCAAGAACAATGGTGTCCTGTACGAGAACCAGCTCCTCCAGATCGGACTGAAGTCTGAATTCAGACAGAATCTAG GTCGGATGTATGTGTTCTTTGGTAACAAGACATCAACCCAGTTCATGAATTTCGCTGCCTCTGTGGTCTGCCAAGATACTCTGCAGGCT CAACTGAATGTCCATGCCAAGCCTGCAGACCCCACTGTGGACGGGGGTGCACAACTCCAGCAGATACTCAACATTGAGTGTGTGTCTGACTTTGTGGATGCACCAGTGCTCAACATTCAGTTTAG GTACGGGGGAACTCTCCAGAACATTGCTGTTAAACTGCCTATTACTTTAAACAAGTTCTTCCAGCCTACAGAGATGACATCGCAGGACTTCTTTCAGCGCTGGAAACAACTTGGAGC CCCTCAGCAAGAGGTACAAAATATCTTCAAAGCAAGGCATTCCATGGACACAGAGGTTACCAAAGCCAAG ATAATGGGGTTTGGTGCTGCTTTGCTGGATGGCGTAGATCCAAACCCCTTCAACTTTGTGGGCGCTGGTGTCATCCATACAAAGACCACCCAGGTTGGCTGCCTCTTGAGACTGGAGCCTAATACTCAAGCACAG ATGTACCGCTTAACACTAAGGACAAGCAGAGATACTGTGTCACAGCGCCTGTGTGAGCTGCTCTCAGAACAATTCTGA